The Halopseudomonas sabulinigri genome window below encodes:
- the rutC gene encoding pyrimidine utilization protein C, producing the protein MSKQTVLPAGTGKPLAPYVPGSMADGILYVSGTLPFDKDNNVVHVGDAAAQTRHVLETIKGVVEEAGGTMDDVTFNMIMVRDWSDYAAVNTVYAEYFPGEKPARYCIQCGLVKPDALIEIASIAHVG; encoded by the coding sequence ATGAGCAAGCAGACTGTACTTCCCGCCGGCACCGGCAAACCGCTGGCGCCTTACGTCCCGGGCTCCATGGCCGACGGCATTCTCTATGTCTCCGGCACCCTGCCCTTCGACAAGGACAACAACGTGGTCCATGTGGGTGATGCCGCTGCCCAGACCCGTCATGTGCTGGAAACCATCAAGGGTGTGGTCGAAGAGGCCGGCGGTACCATGGATGACGTGACCTTCAACATGATCATGGTGCGCGACTGGAGCGATTACGCGGCAGTCAATACCGTGTATGCCGAGTACTTCCCCGGTGAAAAGCCCGCGCGCTATTGCATCCAGTGCGGTCTGGTAAAACCGGACGCGCTGATCGAGATCGCCAGCATCGCGCATGTTGGCTAA
- the rutD gene encoding pyrimidine utilization protein D: MHIEIHGRQDAAAPTLVFSSGLGGAAHFWTPQLAALADDFRIVLYDQLGTGRSPAALPAGYSIAAMAKELRELLAANRIADYHLVGHALGGLVGLELALQNAPGLRSLTLMNAWAAASPHTARCFSVRKQLLAGAGPAAYVEAQALFLYPPDWIAEHIEQLDIDDRKHVAGFPPTDNLLRRINALLSFAPGAALQQVRQPTLLIANRDDMLVPWTCSQTLQQALPNAELQLFEYGGHASSVTCAETINTALSDFIARVTHTHTAA; this comes from the coding sequence CTGCACATCGAGATCCATGGTCGGCAGGACGCCGCGGCCCCGACGCTGGTGTTCAGCTCGGGGCTCGGCGGCGCCGCGCACTTCTGGACGCCGCAGCTGGCCGCGCTGGCCGATGACTTTCGCATCGTGCTGTACGATCAGCTCGGCACCGGCCGCAGCCCGGCCGCCCTGCCGGCGGGCTACAGCATTGCCGCCATGGCCAAGGAGCTACGAGAGCTACTGGCGGCCAACCGCATCGCTGACTATCACCTGGTGGGTCACGCCCTTGGTGGTCTGGTGGGTCTGGAGCTGGCACTGCAAAACGCGCCGGGGCTGCGCAGCCTGACCTTGATGAACGCCTGGGCCGCCGCCAGCCCGCATACCGCGCGCTGCTTTTCAGTGCGTAAGCAACTGCTCGCCGGTGCAGGGCCCGCGGCTTATGTTGAGGCGCAAGCGCTGTTTCTGTATCCGCCAGACTGGATAGCCGAGCACATCGAACAACTGGACATTGATGACCGCAAGCACGTGGCCGGCTTTCCGCCGACCGACAATCTGCTGCGCCGCATCAACGCGCTGCTGAGCTTTGCGCCCGGCGCCGCCCTGCAGCAGGTTCGCCAACCCACCCTGCTGATTGCCAACCGCGACGACATGCTGGTGCCCTGGACCTGCTCGCAAACCCTGCAACAGGCATTACCGAACGCTGAGCTGCAGTTGTTCGAGTATGGCGGCCATGCCTCCAGTGTGACCTGTGCCGAGACCATCAACACCGCGTTGAGCGATTTTATCGCCCGCGTAACACACACCCATACCGCCGCCTGA
- a CDS encoding malonic semialdehyde reductase, with translation MHQSLDQSALAQLFTDARSHNGWLDKAVPDSLLEELYDLTKMGPTSANCSPARFVFIRTKQGKELLKPCLSSGNLEKTMAAPVTVIVAYDSRFYDSLPFLFPHADARSWFTGSPEMIHETAFRNSSMQAAYFIFAARSLGLDTGPMSGFDPKALDTAFFSDSHWKSNLLINLGYGDSSKVFDRLPRLPCSKTCILT, from the coding sequence ATGCATCAATCACTCGACCAAAGCGCCCTGGCGCAACTCTTCACCGACGCCCGCAGCCACAACGGCTGGCTCGACAAGGCCGTGCCCGACAGCCTGCTCGAAGAACTCTACGATCTGACCAAAATGGGGCCCACCTCGGCCAACTGCAGCCCCGCGCGCTTCGTGTTCATTCGCACCAAACAGGGCAAGGAGCTGCTCAAGCCCTGCCTGTCTTCCGGCAACCTGGAAAAGACCATGGCCGCGCCGGTCACGGTCATCGTTGCCTACGACAGCCGCTTCTACGACTCACTGCCGTTTCTGTTCCCGCATGCCGATGCGCGCAGCTGGTTTACCGGCAGCCCCGAGATGATCCATGAGACCGCGTTCCGCAATAGCTCAATGCAAGCGGCCTACTTTATTTTCGCCGCGCGCAGCCTGGGTCTGGATACCGGCCCCATGTCCGGCTTCGACCCCAAGGCACTGGACACGGCGTTTTTCAGTGACAGCCACTGGAAGTCCAATCTGTTGATCAATCTGGGTTATGGCGACAGCAGCAAGGTATTTGATCGCTTGCCACGCCTGCCCTGCTCGAAAACCTGCATACTCACCTGA
- the rutF gene encoding NADH-dependent FMN reductase RutF: MLAMKTPEPMPVEVSRDAFRNAMSVLAAAVNVVTTDGPAGRAGFTATAVCSVSDEPPSLLVCLNRNASVYDTFCANGQLCVNTLTADQQALSNLFGGKSSMQERFATAEWSTECTGAPLLDDALINFDCRITNRVAAGSHDILICEVVAVRQQTSGEGLVYFQRGYCNATSRA, translated from the coding sequence ATGTTGGCCATGAAAACCCCAGAGCCCATGCCCGTGGAAGTCAGCCGTGATGCCTTTCGCAATGCCATGTCGGTGCTGGCCGCCGCTGTCAACGTTGTCACTACCGATGGCCCCGCCGGTCGTGCCGGATTCACCGCCACAGCGGTGTGCAGCGTTTCGGATGAGCCGCCCAGCCTGCTGGTATGCCTGAACCGCAATGCCTCGGTATACGACACCTTTTGCGCCAACGGCCAGTTGTGCGTTAACACCCTGACGGCTGATCAGCAGGCACTGTCCAACCTGTTTGGCGGCAAGTCTTCGATGCAGGAGCGTTTTGCCACCGCTGAATGGAGCACCGAATGCACCGGCGCACCGCTGCTGGATGATGCGTTGATCAACTTCGACTGCCGCATTACCAATCGCGTTGCTGCAGGCAGCCACGACATTCTGATCTGCGAAGTGGTTGCCGTGCGCCAGCAAACCAGCGGTGAAGGGCTTGTCTACTTTCAACGCGGTTATTGCAACGCCACCTCGCGCGCCTGA